A stretch of DNA from Selenihalanaerobacter shriftii:
GGAACTGGCAGACACGCTAGATTTAGGATCTAGTGGGTTTATCCCGTGCGGGTTCGACTCCCGCCCTTCGCACCATTTATATTTTATCATGCGGGAATAGCTCAGTTGGCTAGAGCACCAGCCTTCCAAGCTGGGTGTCGTCGGTTCGAGTCCGATTTCCCGCTCCATTTTATTTGCGCCTGTAGCTCAGGTGGATAGAGCAATGGACTTCTAATCCATGAGTCGGGGGTTCGAATCCTCCCAGGCGCGCCATTTTTCATAACAGAATATGGTGGGTGTAGCTCAGTTGGTTAGAGCGCAGGATTGTGGCTCCTGAGGCCGTGGGTTCAAATCCCATCACTCACCCCATAAATTTGAAATTAATTTTCTTTTATAGATAGGCCTTTAACACTTTTAAGTGTTAAAGGCTTTTTTTATTATTAAATTTCATTATTTATTCATATTGATTGTATATAATTAAATTATGATGAAAAATTTCTAATAAAATTAGAGAGTGATACTTAATTTTGGTATAATTACAGTATAGTATATAGATTCAATGGCATATATGATTAGTAGATAAATATCTGGGGGGATTAATAATGAGTAAACCAAAAATTCTAGTTGTTGATGATGAAGAGAAGATTACCAAAGTAGTAAAATCATATTTACAACAAAAAGGGTATGAGGTCTTAGTTGCTTATGATGGTAAAGAAGCACTAGAAATTACTAATAATGAAGAATTAGACTTAGTAGTGCTTGATTTAATGTTACCTAAATTATCAGGAGAAGAAGTTTGTAAAAGGATTAGATCTAAATCTGACCTACCTATTTTAATGTTAACGGCTAAAACTACTGAAGATGACAGAATTAATGGTCTGAACATAGGTGCAGATGATTATCTAATAAAACCATTTAGCCCTCGTGAATTAGTTGCTAGAGCTAGAGCTATTTTAAGACGTACCAGTGATAGAAAAGAGTCAACAGCAGAAATTTTAAGTTTTAAGAGTGGAA
This window harbors:
- a CDS encoding response regulator transcription factor; the encoded protein is MSKPKILVVDDEEKITKVVKSYLQQKGYEVLVAYDGKEALEITNNEELDLVVLDLMLPKLSGEEVCKRIRSKSDLPILMLTAKTTEDDRINGLNIGADDYLIKPFSPRELVARARAILRRTSDRKESTAEILSFKSGNDKLVIDTLKHVVKFNGESVDVTATEFKLLKILVQNPGQVYSRSQLTQLVQGYNYDGYDRTIDAHVKNLRRKLDITSDQYIKTVYGVGYKFEVLEDEG